The Bicyclus anynana chromosome Z, ilBicAnyn1.1, whole genome shotgun sequence genome window below encodes:
- the LOC112048659 gene encoding TGF-beta receptor type-1 isoform X2, translating to MGTAMHPQRWTKACSNILTKPGPSAMAWHVLPWLLGLTVLGACAALSLWWARRAPKALKRESRSLFAPEDSFCDTRHSLKTPTIQDMMDVSTGSGSGLPLLVQRSIARQIQLADIIGKGRFGEVWRGRWRGENVAVKIFSSREECSWFREAEIYQTVMLRHENILGFIAADNKDNGTWTQLWLITDYHGNGSLFDFLNARTVDARTLIKMALSIATGLAHLHMDIVGTKGKPAIAHRDLKSKNILVKSNLTCVIGDLGLAVRHNVAGDSVDVPSTNRVGTKRYMAPEVLDESMDARQFDPYKRSDVYSLGLVLWEAARRCEPPDDYQPPYHDCVPPDPSLDDMRRAVCQERRRPALPARWQAQPALAALAKLMKECWYENPAARLTALRIKKTLANVPLDELGRT from the exons ATGGGTACTGCTATGCATCCACAACGCTGGACAAAGGCTTGCTCAAACATACTTACCA AGCCGGGCCCGTCCGCGATGGCGTGGCACGTGCTGCCGTGGCTGCTGGGCCTCACGGTCCTGGGGGCCTGCGCCGCGCTCAGCCTGTGGTGGGCCCGCCGCGCGCCCAAGGCCCTGAAGCGCGAGTCCCGTTCGCTGTTCGCGCCAGAGGACTCGTTCTGTGACACGCGCCACTCTCTCAAGACGCCCACCATACAGGACATGATGGATGTGTCCACTGGATCCGGCTCGG GTCTGCCGCTACTGGTGCAGCGCTCAATAGCTCGGCAGATCCAGCTGGCGGACATCATCGGCAAGGGGCGCTTCGGTGAGGTGTGGCGCGGGCGTTGGCGCGGAGAGAACGTCGCCGTGAAGATCTTCTCCTCGCGGGAAGAGTGCTCGTGGTTCCGCGAAGCTGAGATCTATCAGACGGTGATGCTGCGGCACGAGAACATACTGGGATTCATCGCAGCCGACAACAAAG ACAACGGCACGTGGACGCAGCTGTGGCTCATCACCGACTACCACGGCAACGGCTCGCTGTTCGACTTCCTGAACGCGCGCACCGTGGACGCGCGCACGCTTATCAAGATGGCGCTCTCCATCGCGACGGGGCTCGCGCATTTGCATATGGACATAGTCGGCACTAAGG GCAAGCCCGCCATCGCGCACCGCGACCTCAAGTCGAAGAACATCCTGGTGAAGAGCAACCTGACGTGCGTGATCGGCGACCTGGGGCTGGCCGTGCGGCACAACGTGGCCGGCGACAGCGTGGACGTGCCGTCCACCAACCGCGTGGGCACCAAGCGGTACATGGCGCCCGAGGTGCTGGACGAGAGCATGGACGCGCGCCAGTTCGACCCGTACAAGCGCTCGGACGTGTACTCGCTGGGGCTGGTGCTGTGGGAGGCGGCGCGGCGCTGCGAGCCGCCCGACGACTACCAGCCGCCGTACCACGACTGCGTGCCGCCCGACCCGTCGCTGGACGACATGCGGCGCGCCGTGTGCCAGGAGCGGCGCCGCCCCGCGCTGCCGGCGCGCTGGCAGGCGCAGCCCGCGCTGGCCGCGCTCGCCAAGCTCATGAAGGAGTGCTGGTACGAGAACCCCGCCGCGCGCCTCACCGCGCTGCGCATCAAGAAGACGTTGGCCAACGTGCCCCTCGACGAGCTCGGCCGCACGTGA
- the LOC112048659 gene encoding TGF-beta receptor type-1 isoform X1, whose amino-acid sequence MLLVKNVVMEDYYWSKYLPLLLGLVWRLDLAQGLKCFCNFESCPNSTCETDGYCYASTTLDKGLLKHTYHCIERKLLFPIEHPFRCASSKAKNDSLVIQCCDSYDMCNRDLRLEIPRKPPEPGPSAMAWHVLPWLLGLTVLGACAALSLWWARRAPKALKRESRSLFAPEDSFCDTRHSLKTPTIQDMMDVSTGSGSGLPLLVQRSIARQIQLADIIGKGRFGEVWRGRWRGENVAVKIFSSREECSWFREAEIYQTVMLRHENILGFIAADNKDNGTWTQLWLITDYHGNGSLFDFLNARTVDARTLIKMALSIATGLAHLHMDIVGTKGKPAIAHRDLKSKNILVKSNLTCVIGDLGLAVRHNVAGDSVDVPSTNRVGTKRYMAPEVLDESMDARQFDPYKRSDVYSLGLVLWEAARRCEPPDDYQPPYHDCVPPDPSLDDMRRAVCQERRRPALPARWQAQPALAALAKLMKECWYENPAARLTALRIKKTLANVPLDELGRT is encoded by the exons ATGTTATTAGTCAAGAATGTGGTCATGGAGGATTATTATTGGAGCAAATATCTGCCGTTGCTGCTCGGTTTAGTCTGGCGTCTGGATTTGGCGCAGG GTTTAAAGTGTTTCTGCAACTTTGAGAGCTGTCCGAACTCTACATGTGAGACTGATGGGTACTGCTATGCATCCACAACGCTGGACAAAGGCTTGCTCAAACATACTTACCA CTGTATCGAGCGCAAATTACTGTTCCCCATCGAGCATCCGTTCAGGTGCGCCTCCTCGAAAGCTAAAAATGACTCGCTGGTGATTCAGTGTTGCGACTCGTACGACATGTGCAACCGAGACCTGCGCCTGGAGATACCGAGGAAGCCGCCAG AGCCGGGCCCGTCCGCGATGGCGTGGCACGTGCTGCCGTGGCTGCTGGGCCTCACGGTCCTGGGGGCCTGCGCCGCGCTCAGCCTGTGGTGGGCCCGCCGCGCGCCCAAGGCCCTGAAGCGCGAGTCCCGTTCGCTGTTCGCGCCAGAGGACTCGTTCTGTGACACGCGCCACTCTCTCAAGACGCCCACCATACAGGACATGATGGATGTGTCCACTGGATCCGGCTCGG GTCTGCCGCTACTGGTGCAGCGCTCAATAGCTCGGCAGATCCAGCTGGCGGACATCATCGGCAAGGGGCGCTTCGGTGAGGTGTGGCGCGGGCGTTGGCGCGGAGAGAACGTCGCCGTGAAGATCTTCTCCTCGCGGGAAGAGTGCTCGTGGTTCCGCGAAGCTGAGATCTATCAGACGGTGATGCTGCGGCACGAGAACATACTGGGATTCATCGCAGCCGACAACAAAG ACAACGGCACGTGGACGCAGCTGTGGCTCATCACCGACTACCACGGCAACGGCTCGCTGTTCGACTTCCTGAACGCGCGCACCGTGGACGCGCGCACGCTTATCAAGATGGCGCTCTCCATCGCGACGGGGCTCGCGCATTTGCATATGGACATAGTCGGCACTAAGG GCAAGCCCGCCATCGCGCACCGCGACCTCAAGTCGAAGAACATCCTGGTGAAGAGCAACCTGACGTGCGTGATCGGCGACCTGGGGCTGGCCGTGCGGCACAACGTGGCCGGCGACAGCGTGGACGTGCCGTCCACCAACCGCGTGGGCACCAAGCGGTACATGGCGCCCGAGGTGCTGGACGAGAGCATGGACGCGCGCCAGTTCGACCCGTACAAGCGCTCGGACGTGTACTCGCTGGGGCTGGTGCTGTGGGAGGCGGCGCGGCGCTGCGAGCCGCCCGACGACTACCAGCCGCCGTACCACGACTGCGTGCCGCCCGACCCGTCGCTGGACGACATGCGGCGCGCCGTGTGCCAGGAGCGGCGCCGCCCCGCGCTGCCGGCGCGCTGGCAGGCGCAGCCCGCGCTGGCCGCGCTCGCCAAGCTCATGAAGGAGTGCTGGTACGAGAACCCCGCCGCGCGCCTCACCGCGCTGCGCATCAAGAAGACGTTGGCCAACGTGCCCCTCGACGAGCTCGGCCGCACGTGA